The window CATTAGTTTCCTCAAAGGGGCGTTTACCTTTTCTTTGGTTCCATTTTTATCTTCTTCGGGATTGCTGAAACCATAGTTAGGCTCGTTTATAATATCGTAGGCCCCGATATAGGGCTCGTTTTTATAGCGCTCGGCCAGTTTTCGCCAAAGGGCAATGGTTTTCTCCTGATTAGCTTCACTATCCCACAGGTAGGGTTTTGACGGATCGCGGTCGGCAATGTTTAAATCGTTGCCCTGCCCTCCCGGTGCTGCATGCAAATCTAAAATGAGGTACATTTTATTGGCCTTACACCAGTTGAGTAAACTATCAGTCATGGCAAAACCTTTTTCGAGCCAGGTATTTTTACCGGCTACCGGCTCCTGATCAACAGGTAAGGTATAAATATTATAATGCATGGGCAACCGGATCGAGTTAAAACCCCAGCGTTTCATCGAGTCTACATCTGTTTTACGCATGTGGTTAGCTAGCCAGACGTCGTAAAACTCCTGCGTTTGCTTCGGTCCCATTAGCTCCGTTATCCTTTCGCGGATGCGGTATTGCTGCGCTTCTTTATTAATTTTAAGCATGTAGCCTTCCTGCAACATCCAGCCCCAAGACCAATGCCACGCAACAACACATTCCGGCCCTGGCCATCAACAATTTTTGTGCCCGATGCTTTTAAAAAACCCTGACTAAAACCGGTAATTGAAATGCTGCTAAAGAGAAAAATATATAAAAGTGATTTTTTTAAAAACATAGTTGAGACGATTGATTTTACCAGAGATAAGTGGCTACCGCGCCCTTATCGAGCGTTGCAGCGTATGTTTTGCCGTTCTGACTGATGTTAAATGCAGCAGCATCTTTGCCTGTATTGGCCACAACAAGTACATATTTACCATCGGGCGTTTTAAAGGCAACATTGGCCAAACCGTTTAATTCGTTAGACGCAATGCGTACCGAGCCAGGCCTCACAAATTTCGAAGCATGGGCAATAGAAAAATAGGCCAGGTTCCGGCTATAGTTGTCACCATTAATGGTAACCGCGCCCTGGCACATCGAACAACCTCCTCTATCGGTATAAGGCTTGTTTTGCGGATCGGCAGCAAGGTTCCACTCCAGCACGTTTTTGCTCCAGTTGCGGGTAGCGCCAATAATTAAGCGTTTTACCGGGTTAACGATATTAATGGTTGCCGCATCAGGCTGTTCTACCACCATTTGCTCAGAGAAGTAGATATTTTTATCGGGATGGGCGTTGTGCACATCGGTTAGCGCTTCGATTTTACCACCATACAAGTGAAAGGCAGAGCCAGCTATGTATTTCTTTGCTGCCGGATCATCCAAAATACTGATTGGATAATCGGGCCGGTCGGCATTGTGATCGTACACAATAATTTTAGTTTTAATATTGGCTTTTGCGAATGCTGGGCCAAGAAACTGCTTTACAAAAACAGCCTGATCTGGTGCTACCATAAGTAAGCTGGGGTTATTACCCGGATGTAAAGGCTCGTTTTGCACAGTAATGGCATCGATAGGAATACCTGCCTTTTGCATTTCCTGTACATAACGTACAAAATATTTGGCATAAGTACCATAATATTCAGGTTTTAGCATACCGCCGCGGGCATCGTATGTTGTTTTCATCCATAAGGGAGGAGACCATGGCGAACCCATAATTTTTATTTTAGGGTTAATGGACAGGATTTCCTTCATTACCGGAATAACATCTGCCTTATCTGGTCCCAAATCAAATTTAGCCTGCTCCAGATCGGTTCGCCCTCGGGAAGGTCGTTGTAAGAAAATACTTTTTCGTTTAAATCGGATGCGCCAATACTTAACCTTATGTAACTTACCCCAATGTTGGTACCATTGGTTGCAAACAGTTCTTTAAGCAAAGCTGCCCTTGCCGGTGCCGACATTTTAACGATATGCTGGGCGCTTCCGCCGGTTAAGGCATAGCCAAAACCATCAATACTTTGAAAAGTTTCTTTATCGTTTACAAAAATGGTGGGCTGCTTATTTTTAGCAGTGACCGGGTTTAAGCCTGTAGCTTGCCGGGTAAATAAGGCTGTACGGTCGGCTTTCGTTAACCACACCTCTGGCTGGCTTTGTGCCATAACAGCTGCCGAAAAAGTAAAAGCACAACCCATTATGAGCCCAAAGGACTTGGTGAATAGCATATAAAAAAGATGAGCTGATAAAAAACAGGAAGAAAGACTTTGCTTTCTCCCTGTAACAATTA is drawn from Pedobacter sp. HDW13 and contains these coding sequences:
- a CDS encoding glycoside hydrolase family 30 beta sandwich domain-containing protein, whose protein sequence is MGPDKADVIPVMKEILSINPKIKIMGSPWSPPLWMKTTYDARGGMLKPEYYGTYAKYFVRYVQEMQKAGIPIDAITVQNEPLHPGNNPSLLMVAPDQAVFVKQFLGPAFAKANIKTKIIVYDHNADRPDYPISILDDPAAKKYIAGSAFHLYGGKIEALTDVHNAHPDKNIYFSEQMVVEQPDAATINIVNPVKRLIIGATRNWSKNVLEWNLAADPQNKPYTDRGGCSMCQGAVTINGDNYSRNLAYFSIAHASKFVRPGSVRIASNELNGLANVAFKTPDGKYVLVVANTGKDAAAFNISQNGKTYAATLDKGAVATYLW